A single window of Solanum dulcamara chromosome 5, daSolDulc1.2, whole genome shotgun sequence DNA harbors:
- the LOC129890133 gene encoding probable inactive receptor kinase At4g23740 — translation MVKVLSFRFLKMEWWGIFSLGFLVGLFLLLQGTAALLENDKQALLDFVNQLPHLHTLNWDANSSVCKNWTGVGCNEDGSRVIALRLPGVGFNGPIPNNTLSRLTALQILSLRSNGINGTFPMDFGNLKNLSYLYLHYNNFSGPLPFDFSVWKNLTSLNLSNNRFNGTIPSSISGLSHLTSLNLANNSLSGTIPDLLLPNLQLLNLSNNNLIGTVPKSLQRFPKNVFIGNDMSLLDYPVSNSSIVSLPQQPNTKFKNDGKLSERALLGIIVASSVIGILGFGFLMVVCCFRRKKEDGLFPGKMEKGDMSPEKAISRSQDANNRLVFFEGCNYAFDLEDLLRASAEVLGKGTFGMAYKAILEDATTVVVKRLKDVGAGKKEFEQQMEVVGSIKHENVVELRAYYYSKDEKLTVSDYFSEGSVSAMLHGKRGDNRIPLDWETRLRIAIGAARGIARIHSENGGKLVHGNVKSSNIFLNSKQYGCVSDVGLSSIMSSLAHPVARAAGFRAPEITDTRKATQPSDVYSFGVLLLELLTGKSPIHTTNGDEIIHLVRWVHSVVREEWTAEVFDLELLRYPNIEEEMVEMLQIAMSCVVRMSDQRPKMCEVVKMIENVRPTSLENQLPSEGKTETSTPRAAATPVPETQSDSQ, via the exons ATGGTTAAAGTTTTGAGCTTTAGGTTCTTGAAAATGGAGTGGTGGGGGATTTTTTCTTTGGGTTTCTTGGTGGGGTTGTTTCTGTTGTTACAAGGCACTGCTGCTCTTCTTGAAAATGATAAGCAAGCATTGTTGGATTTTGTTAATCAGTTGCCTCATTTGCACACTTTGAACTGGGATGCAAATTCTTCAGTTTGCAAGAACTGGACTGGAGTGGGGTGTAACGAAGATGGGTCTCGAGTAATAGCACTGAGGTTACCTGGGGTTGGGTTCAATGGTCCAATTCCTAATAATACATTGAGCCGTTTGACTGCATTGCAGATCTTGAGCCTTAGATCTAATGGTATCAATGGCACTTTCCCTATGGACTTTGGTAACCTCAAAAACTTGTCTTATCTTTACCTTCATTACAACAATTTTTCAGGTCCATTGCCTTTTGATTTCTCTGTTTGGAAAAATCTCACCAGTTTGAACTTGTCAAACAACAGATTCAATGGCACCATTCCTAGCTCTATATCGGGTTTAAGTCATCTTACTTCCCTGAATCTTGCTAACAACTCACTTTCTGGTACCATTCCTGATTTGCTTCTGCCCAACTTGCAGCTACTGAATTTGTCAAACAATAACCTTATAGGTACTGTGCCCAAATCACTTCAAAGATTCCCAAAGAATGtgttcattggtaatgatatgTCTTTACTTGACTACCCTGTTTCGAATTCTTCTATTGTTTCCCTGCCTCAACAACCAAATACGAAATTCAAGAATGATGGTAAATTGAGTGAGAGGGCTTTGCTTGGGATTATAGTAGCTAGTAGTGTAATTGGGATTCTTGGATTTGGTTTCTTGAtggttgtttgttgttttagaagaaaaaaagaagatggTTTGTTTCCTGGCAAGATGGAGAAGGGAGATATGTCTCCTGAGAAGGCTATTTCGAGGAGTCAAGATGCTAATAATAGATTAGTTTTCTTTGAGGGTTGTAACTATGCATTTGATTTAGAAGATTTGCTTAGAGCTTCCGCGGAGGTATTGGGGAAGGGCACGTTTGGTATGGCGTATAAAGCAATATTAGAAGATGCTACCACAGTGGTGGTGAAGAGGTTGAAAGATGTAGGTGCTGGGAAGAAGGAGTTTGAACAGCAAATGGAGGTTGTGGGAAGTATCAAACATGAAAATGTAGTCGAGCTTCGAGCATATTActattcaaaagatgaaaagcTTACTGTCTCTGATTATTTCAGTGAGGGTAGTGTTTCTGCTATGCTCCATG GTAAACGTGGAGATAACAGGATCCCTTTAGACTGGGAAACTCGACTCAGGATAGCAATTGGAGCAGCGAGAGGTATTGCTAGGATACATTCTGAGAATGGTGGCAAGCTAGTCCACGGAAACGTCAAATCTTCCAATATCTTTCTGAACTCGAAACAATATGGTTGTGTATCTGATGTTGGTCTGTCATCAATAATGAGCTCGTTAGCTCATCCAGTTGCTCGTGCTGCTGGTTTTCGTGCTCCAGAAATAACAGACACCCGTAAAGCCACACAACCTTCTGATGTGTACAGCTTTGGCGTGTTGTTATTGGAGCTTTTGACAGGCAAATCCCCCATCCATACAACAAACGGAGATGAGATCATACACCTGGTCCGATGGGTTCATTCAGTGGTCCGAGAGGAGTGGACTGCTGAAGTATTCGACTTGGAACTGTTGAGGTACCCGAACATAGAGGAAGAGATGGTGGAAATGTTACAGATAGCAATGTCTTGTGTGGTAAGGATGTCAGATCAAAGACCAAAAATGTGTGAGGTGGTTAAAATGATTGAGAACGTTCGTCCCACGAGCTTAGAGAATCAGCTTCCATCTGAAGGAAAAACAGAAACTTCAACACCAAGAGCAGCAGCCACACCTGTGCCTGAGACACAATCTGATTCTCAATGA
- the LOC129890134 gene encoding SUMO-conjugating enzyme UBC9-like isoform X1, whose translation MASKRILKELKDLQKDPPTSCSAGPVGEDMFHWQATIMGPPDSPYTGGLFLITIHFPPDYPFKPPKVAFRTKVFHPNINSNGSICLDILKEQWSPALTISKVLLSICSLLTDPNPDDPLVPEIAHMYKTDRNKYETTARSWTQKFAMG comes from the exons ATGGCGTCCAAGCGGATTCTGAAGGAGCTGAAGGATCTGCAGAAAGATCCTCCTACCTCTTGTAGTGCTG GCCCAGTTGGCGAAGATATGTTTCACTGGCAAGCAACAATTATGGGTCCACCTGACAGTCCCTATACCGGTGGACTGTTTCTCATTACCATTCATTTTCCACCTGATTATCCATTTAAGCCACCCAAG GTTGCTTTTAGGACTAAGGTTTTCCACCCGAACATCAACAGCAACGGTAGCATATGCCTTGACATTCTGAAGGAACAGTGGAGCCCAGCTCTTACAATCTCCAAG GTGTTGCTGTCCATCTGTTCTCTGCTGACAGACCCTAATCCTGATGACCCTTTGGTTCCGGAGATTGCTCATATGTACAAGACTGATCGAAACAAGTATGAAACAACTGCTCGGAGCTGGACCCAAAAGTTCGCCATGGGTTAG
- the LOC129890134 gene encoding SUMO-conjugating enzyme UBC9-like isoform X2 produces the protein MFHWQATIMGPPDSPYTGGLFLITIHFPPDYPFKPPKVAFRTKVFHPNINSNGSICLDILKEQWSPALTISKVLLSICSLLTDPNPDDPLVPEIAHMYKTDRNKYETTARSWTQKFAMG, from the exons ATGTTTCACTGGCAAGCAACAATTATGGGTCCACCTGACAGTCCCTATACCGGTGGACTGTTTCTCATTACCATTCATTTTCCACCTGATTATCCATTTAAGCCACCCAAG GTTGCTTTTAGGACTAAGGTTTTCCACCCGAACATCAACAGCAACGGTAGCATATGCCTTGACATTCTGAAGGAACAGTGGAGCCCAGCTCTTACAATCTCCAAG GTGTTGCTGTCCATCTGTTCTCTGCTGACAGACCCTAATCCTGATGACCCTTTGGTTCCGGAGATTGCTCATATGTACAAGACTGATCGAAACAAGTATGAAACAACTGCTCGGAGCTGGACCCAAAAGTTCGCCATGGGTTAG